Within Lytechinus variegatus isolate NC3 chromosome 15, Lvar_3.0, whole genome shotgun sequence, the genomic segment AACAAAGTGGGTCCGCCCACAGAACCCTGCGGTACACCGTGAGAGAGAGGCATACTACTAGATGTGCAGTCATTAATACAGACAATCTGCGAGTGACAGGAAAGATATGACTGAAACCATTTGTATGCCTGACCCCTAACACCAAATGAACTGAGTGTATTAAGAAGAACAGTATGATTGACAGTATCGAAAGCGGAAGACAAGTCGAGTAAGAACATGGCTGAGATATTTCCTTTGTCCATACCCTGAAGAATAGAGTTGGACACATTGACCAAGAGAGTTTCCACACTATGGTTGGGACGATATGCAGATTGAAAGGGATCAAATAAATTGTTGTcagaaaaataatcagaaagtCTAGAAAAAACAACCCTTTCAAGAATTTTGAATAAGAATGGCAGATTAGATACAGGACGGTAATTTTGCAGTACCTCTGGATCAAGAGAACTTTTCTTCAGTAGTGGAGTGATATAGGCAACCTTCAAACAAGTAGGAACTTCAGCCTGATCAATACTTAAATTAACTATCTGAGAAATAATGGGAGCAAATGTAGTGCAACATTCTTTTAACAAAATGGTAGGAATCGGGTCTAACTGGCATGATTTAGGTGGTATTTTCCTAAGAATTGATTGAATCTCATCTGGATTGGTAGGATGCAGAGTCTCAAGTAAGGTCGCAGTGAACGGTTGAGGACAGGACTCATCTGGGTGAAGAGTGTCGCAGATAGTCCGAACTTTCGCTTGGAAGAACTGGATGAACGTCTCAGCCATAACATGACTATCAGTGTGACGCGGTAGAGGGGTAGACTTCTTTCGATTCAAAAGACGGTTAGCAAGAGAGAAGAGCTTGCGTGAGTCGCTACCACAGTCGTCAACGAGACCAACATAATGTGAGCGTTTCGCCATCATCAGCATGGAGTTTACCAAGTTCTTCTGAGCACACCATAGTTCTCTGTCGATGTGTAGCTTACCGTTGGAACGCCATTTACGTTCAAGTCTCCTGCGTTTCCTCTTAGCTGCAGAGATATCAGGATTGAACCAAGGACAGTCATTACGGTTCTTGATGGTTCTCGTCTTGGCCGGTGCATGAGAATCCAGGAGTGTGCTGAGCTGAAGATTGTACAATTGCACAGCATTGCATACACTGTCCGTATCAGAGGCTGTAATGGTGCAGCTGGCAACATCATTGGCAAACGCTTCTCTATTTATTGCCTTGATGTTGCGACAGGTAAACGTGGAGTCAGTTCGAAGAGGCCTTTTATGACGAAGCCGGCAGGTGATGGCAGAGTGGTCTGAAATACCAGGAATAACCTTCAGACCAGAGCAAAGCAGATTATCAGAGTTCCTCACGATGACTGCATCAAGTGTATGACCTTTGTCGTGGGTAGGAGAGGTGACAATTTGAGATACACCATGACTACTAAGGAGATCTTTGAACTTCTGTGTGTTCGGTGAGGACAGACTGTCCAAGTGGATGTTCAGATCGCCTGTGATGACAATAGGAGATGGCTTGAGGAGAGTCATATCAAGAAGCTCAGAAAATTCGTCGAGAAAGGCAGAAAAAGATTGATTGCCAGGTGGTCGATATAAAACCATGATGTCCAAGCATGATGAACTGTTAGAAATGGTCCCGTGCATTGATTCAAAAGTGTCATGTTCTTGTGGTGGATTCAAAACCACATTGAGATCGTTCTTGTACAGGAAACCGACACCACCTCCGCGCTTGGAGACTCTAGGACAATGGAGAAAGGTGTAACCACTAGGTCGAAGATCTTCAATGACAGCATCGTCAGAGGTTG encodes:
- the LOC121428971 gene encoding uncharacterized protein LOC121428971, with product MVLYRPPGNQSFSAFLDEFSELLDMTLLKPSPIVITGDLNIHLDSLSSPNTQKFKDLLSSHGVSQIVTSPTHDKGHTLDAVIVRNSDNLLCSGLKVIPGISDHSAITCRLRHKRPLRTDSTFTCRNIKAINREAFANDVASCTITASDTDSVCNAVQLYNLQLSTLLDSHAPAKTRTIKNRNDCPWFNPDISAAKRKRRRLERKWRSNGKLHIDRELWCAQKNLVNSMLMMAKRSHYVGLVDDCGSDSRKLFSLANRLLNRKKSTPLPRHTDSHVMAETFIQFFQAKVRTICDTLHPDESCPQPFTATLLETLHPTNPDEIQSILRKIPPKSCQLDPIPTILLKECCTTFAPIISQIVNLSIDQAEVPTCLKVAYITPLLKKSSLDPEGKS